A single genomic interval of Arachis duranensis cultivar V14167 chromosome 7, aradu.V14167.gnm2.J7QH, whole genome shotgun sequence harbors:
- the LOC107458946 gene encoding uncharacterized protein LOC107458946 — protein MDVHQLANLLNQLSTLQAQISRAGVSPITDPVSPYFIHPGESPGTPLISVTLNASNYQSWSRKMLLALKLKNKLQFIDGSTRKPESDDALYESWERCNTLVVLWINHSLSAEISASVIWNNVASDLWKDLKHRYCQGDRFRVAELEEEMYQMKQGKLTVTAYFTKLKSIWEQLSGFRPVLDCVMCSETCKCGLAKMREYREESYTVRLLRGLNEQYSNVRSNIMLMNPLPDVNTAFSLLTQQERQFDIVDPSDYKVLLQNAQINYVDGAGRGREKEENRGGRANTRGRGKGSKMQCTYCGRMGHIVDNCYKKHSLPPHLK, from the coding sequence ATGGATGTTCATCAACTCGCGAATCTGCTGAATCAACTCTCTACGCTGCAAGCTCAGATCTCAAGAGCTGGTGTGAGTCCGATTACTGATCCTGTGAGTCCGTATTTCATACATCCAGGTGAGAGTCCTGGAACGCCTTTGATCTCGGTTACTTTGAATGCTAGTAATTACCAGAGTTGGAGTAGAAAGATGCTGTTAGCCttgaagttgaaaaataaattacagtTTATAGATGGATCAACAAGAAAACCAGAATCGGATGATGCATTGTATGAATCTTGGGAGAGATGTAACACTTTAGTGGTTTTATGGATAAATCATTCACTTAGTGCTGAAATTTCTGCGAGTGTGATATGGAATAACGTTGCTTCAGATTTATGGAAGGACCTTAAACACAGATATTGCCAGGGGGATAGATTTAGAGTGGCTGAGTTAGAAGAAGAAATGTATCAAATGAAACAGGGAAAACTTACCGTAACAGCATATTTCACCAAGTTGAAATCAATATGGGAGCAACTTAGTGGATTCAGGCCAGTTCTGGATTGTGTCATGTGCTCCGAGACGTGCAAATGTGGCCTGGCCAAAATGAGGGAATATAGAGAAGAGAGTTACACTGTGCGACTCTTACGAGGACTGAATGAACAATACTCGAATGTAAGATCAAACATCATGCTGATGAATCCTCTGCCAGATGTGAACACTGCATTTTCATTGCTTACACAACAAGAAAGGCAGTTCGACATTGTGGATCCTAGCGATTACAAAGTTCTGCTTCAAAATGCACAAATCAACTATGTGGATGGTGCTGGAAGAggtagagaaaaagaagaaaatcgAGGTGGAAGAGCAAATACTAGAGGTAGAGGCAAAGGATCCAAAATGCAGTGTACTTATTGTGGTAGAATGGGGCACATTGTGGATAATTGCTACAAGAAACACAGCTTACCTCCGCACCTAAAATAG
- the LOC107458947 gene encoding stellacyanin-like, with amino-acid sequence MSHLFKCVILFIMLCTTAARDFKVGDHFGWHVPDPTDTSFYTHWAERNRFQVGDSLVFEYENDSVLSVEKWDYFQCDASNPITAFDNGKSILNLDSAGAFYFISGTAHHCSRGQKLLVEVMSPQHHPVPVPESPPPSLLAPQGITPSPMSPSPEAFSPVASSPYDSIEEDSASIMLSSSAVMAPFATFLVVLLLAL; translated from the exons ATGTCACATCTATTTAAGTGTGTGATTCTCTTCATCATGCTGTGTACCACAGCTGCGAGGGATTTCAAAGTTGGTGATCACTTTGGTTGGCATGTTCCTGATCCCACTGACACTTCATTCTACACGCATTGGGCTGAAAGAAACAGGTTCCAAGTTGGAGATTCTCTCG tgtttgAGTACGAGAATGACTCGGTTCTAAGTGTCGAGAAATGGGACTACTTTCAATGCGATGCAAGTAACCCCATCACAGCCTTTGACAATGGCAAGAGCATTCTCAATCTTGATAGCGCTGGTGCCTTCTACTTTATCAGTGGAACCGCTCATCATTGTAGCAGAGGACAGAAGCTTCTTGTGGAGGTTATGTCCCCACAACATCATCCAGTTCCAGTTCCAGAATCCCCACCACCCTCTTTGCTTGCACCTCAAGGTATCACGCCGTCGCCGATGTCTCCTTCGCCTGAAGCCTTCTCCCCAGTGGCTTCATCTCCTTATGATAGCATAGAAGAAGATTCAGCCTCTATTATGCTTAGTAGTTCAGCAGTTATGGCTCCCTTTGCTACATTTTTGGTTGTGTTACTCTTAGCACTCTGA
- the LOC107458948 gene encoding uncharacterized protein LOC107458948: MRYDGTQDPLEHLTAFEARMNLEGVGDEVRCRAFPVTLAGPAIRWFNGLPQGSIHEFSDISRAFLAQFTTRIAKAKHPINLLGVTQRQGESTRKYLDRFNDECLEIDGLTDSVASLCLTNDLLNENFRKHLTTKPVWTMHEIQTVAKE, encoded by the coding sequence atgaggtacgatGGAACTCAAGACCCTCTAGAACACCTCACGGCCTTTGAAGCGAGGATGAATCTAGAGGGAGTAGGGGACGAGGTGAGGTGCCGAGCTTTCCCGGTAACCCTCGCGGGACCCGCGATCAGATGGTTCAACGGCTTACCGCAGGGATCCATCCACGAGTTCTCGGACATCAGTCGTGCATTCCTCGCCCAATTTACAACACGAATAGCAAAGGCAAAGCACCCGATCAACCTTCTGGGGGTAACCCAGAGACAGGGAGAGTCGACCAGAAAATACCTAGATCGGTTCAACGACGAGTGCTTGGAAATCGACGGCCTAACCGATTCAGTGGCCAGCCTTTGTCTGACGAACGACCTCCTCAACGAAAACTTTCGAAAACACCTTACCACGAAACCAGTTTGGACGATGCACGAGATCCAGACGGTAGCCAAAGAGTAA
- the LOC107458949 gene encoding uncharacterized protein LOC107458949 — MEVYQQIAEKGILAKPRPLKDRTGGNKNLYCDYHKGYGHQTQDCFDLKDALEQAIREGKLAAFSHLIREPRRRYRDHDEEAKTRSAKRRQEPEDRDHGLTVINVVTAKNTAPKSRSAHKKDAKVLAVSSSLVRNSRKPPSISFGPEDKWFDDAPENPPMVTTARVETGLVKRILVDIGADSNIMFRNVFDALGLRDADLTTHQHGVIGLGDHFIKPDGVISLPISVGQTQGRRSTMAEFVILRDSTAYNIILGRKTINDVEAIINTKLLVMKFVTDDGSIGSIRGDLETAVACNNASLSLRKKSKEASGVFLADLDARVDDKPRPEPEGDLEKFIIGDTEEKFTFINKNLPQELKEPLIKMIRANRDLFAWTPADMPGIDPKIMSHHLAVRTEARPVTQRRRKMSTERAEEVARQTASLLEAGFIREVDYSTWLSNVVLVKKHNGKWRMCVDYSDLNKAYPKDCFPLPNIDALVDAAAGYRYLSFMDAYSGYNQIPMHRPDEDKTAFITPGGTFCYKVMPFGLKNAGATYQRLMNKIFHDLIGKTVEVYVDDVLTKTTRPDDLLKDLENVFASLRQHGMRLNPLKCAFAMEAGKFLGFMITQRGVEANPEKCQAILQMKSPGCIKDVQRLAGRLTSLSRFLGASVTKALPFFNLIKKGMAFEWTPACEEAFQHFKEILAAPPVLGKPKDGEPLYLYLAITGEALAVVLVREEGRAQQPVYFISRALQGAEIRYSKLEKLALALLTSSRRLKQYFQSHQVVVRTDQGIRQVLQKPDLAGRMMTWSIELSQYDIRYEPRQAIKAQAVADFLVEVTRDPTEETSTRWKLHVDGASNQTFEGVEIILESPVGVVYEQSIRFEFPISNNQAKYEALIGGLTLAAEVGATRLEICSDSQVVTSQVNGSYQAKDSLLQKYLEKVKNLSQKFEEVTVHHVPRERNTRADLLSKLASTKPGEGNRSLIQGITKEPAVALHVSTLGSSWLDPITSFLENGKLPDDEKDAAKLRREAAKYAVIQGQLFKKGLNQPLLKFLHPDQTDYVLREVHEGCCGHHIGGKALARKLIRAGYYWPSMMADSKEFVKKCVKCQENANFHRAPASELSLLTSSQPFSQWGIDLLGPFPVGPGQVKYLIVAIDYYTKWIEAEPLASISSSNYKKFVWRQVITRFGIPEVVISDNGTQFTDKKFTEFLTGLGIRQRFSSVEHPQTNGQVESANKIILLGLKKRLDDKKGAWADELASVLWSYRTTEQSSTKETPFRLTYGLEAVIPVEIGEPSPRLLLKGVEEAVEKDLMDEARERAHLTEIALKQRMALRYNTKVLKREFEPNDLVLRRNDIGLPTPGAGKLAANWEGPYRIKEAMGKGAFKLERLNDNTLYRNPTTMRGPRTDHPGSPSNTVITNDYAKGHGSLI, encoded by the coding sequence ATGGAAGTTTATCAACAAATAGCCGAGAAGGGGATCCTGGCGAAGCCCCGACCACTCAAGGACCGTACGGGAGGAAACAAGAACCTCTATTGCGACTACCACAAGGGTTACGGTCACCAAACGCAGGACTGCTTTGACCTGAAAGACGCACTAGAACAAGCGATAAGGGAAGGCAAGCTAGCAGCATTCTCCCATCTTATCAGAGAGCCGAGGAGACGCTATCGCGACCATGACGAAGAAGCCAAAACCCGTTCGGCAAAGCGGCGACAAGAGCCAGAAGATAGAGACCACGGCCTCACTGTGATAAACGTGGTAACAGCCAAAAACACCGCGCCAAAATCCCGATCGGCGCACAAGAAAGATGCCAAGGTCTTGGCGGTCTCCTCCTCGTTGGTGCGAAACTCTAGGAAGCCTCCGTCCATTTCTTTCGGCCCGGAAGACAAATGGTTCGACGACGCCCCGGAAAACCCTCCCATGGTCACTACGGCCAGAGTGGAAACCGGCCTCGTCAAACGCATCCTTGTCGACATAGGGGCTGATTCAAACATCATGTTCCGCAACGTATTTGACGCACTGGGGCTAAGGGACGCCGATCTAACGACCCACCAACACGGGGTCATTGGATTGGGCGACCACTTCATTAAACCTGACGGAGTAATATCCCTACCGATCTCGGTAGGACAAACCCAAGGTCGAAGGTCGACGATGGCCGAGTTCGTGATCCTCCGAGATTCCACCGCCTATAACATCATCTTGGGAAGGAAGACGATAAACGATGTTGAAGCGATAATCAACACGAAGCTGCTAGTCATGAAGTTCGTTACTGATGATGGGTCTATAGGGTCCATAAGAGGGGATCTCGAGACGGCGGTCGCCTGCAACAACGCCAGCCTCTCCCTAAGAAAGAAATCAAAAGAGGCGTCCGGTGTGTTCCTAGCTGACCTGGACGCCAGAGTAGACGACAAACCTAGACCGGAACCAGAAGGGGACCTGGAAAAATTCATAATCGGCGACACAGAGGAGAAATTCACGTTCATCAACAAGAACCTCCCACAAGAGTTAAAGGAGCCCTTGATCAAAATGATAAGGGCCAATAGGGATTTGTTCGCCTGGACACCtgccgacatgccgggcatagacccaAAAATCATGTCACACCATCTGGCCGTCAGGACGGAAGCACGCCCGGTAACGCAACGCAGAAGAAAGATGTCGACAGAAAGGGCGGAGGAAGTGGCCAGGCAGACGGCCAGCCTCCTAGAAGCAGGTTTCATACGAGAAGTAGACTACTCGACGTGGCTCTCGAATGTTGTTCTAGTGAAAAAGCACAACGGcaagtggagaatgtgtgtAGACTACTCTGACCTTAACAAGGCATACCCAAAGGATTGTTTCCCCCTCCCTAACATAGACGCGCTCGTCGACGCTGCGGCGGGCTACCGTTACCTGagcttcatggacgcctactccggttacaaccagataccgatgcaccgtCCAGATGAAGACAAGACGGCGTTCATAACGCCAGGGGGAACCTTCTGCTACAAGGTGATGCCGTTCGGCCTGAAAAACGCAGGAGCAACataccaaaggctgatgaacaagaTATTCCACGATCTTATAGGCAAAACAGTGGAAGTCTACGTCGACGACGTCCTCACGAAAACAACGCGACCTGACGACCTCCTAAAGGATCTGGAAAACGTATTCGCTTCTCTCCGGCAACACGGCATGAGGCTGAACCCCCTCAAATGTGCCTTCGCCATGGAAGCTGGCAAGTTCCTAGGATTTATGATAACTCAGAGAGGGGTAGAAGCCAACCCGGAGAAGTGCCAGGCGATACTCCAGATGAAGAGCCCAGGTTGTATCAAGGACGTCCAAAGGTTGGCGGGGCGGCTGACCTCATTATCCCGGTTTCTCGGAGCATCGGTAACAAAGGCCCTGCCATTCTTTAACCTCATAAAGAAAGGGATGGCGTTCGAGTGGACACCCGCATGTGAGGAAGCCTTTCAGCACTTCAAGGAAATCCTGGCGGCACCACCTGTGCTCGGGAAGCCAAAGGACGGGGAGCCGCTATACCTATACCTCGCCATAACAGGAGAAGCCCTGGCCGTAGTTCTGGTACGGGAAGAAGGGAGGGCTCAACAGCCAGTCTATTTCATAAGCAGAGCCCTGCAAGGGGCAGAAATAAGGTACAGCAAACTGGAAAAGCTAGCTCTAGCGCTCTTGACCTCCTCACGAAGGTTAAAGCAATACTTCCAAAGTCACCAGGTTGTCGTAAGAACGGACCAAGGGATCCGGCAAGTACTTCAAAAACCCGACTTGGCGGGGAGAATGATGACTTGGTCCATCGAACTCTCCCAATACGACATACGATACGAACCCCGGCAAGCCATCAAGGCGCAGGCGGTGGCAGATTTTCTGGTAGAAGTAACTAGGGACCCGACCGAAGAAACGAGCACACGGTGGAAACTCCACGTAGACGGAGCTTCCAACCAGACGTTTGAAGGGGTCGAGATCATCCTGGAAAGCCCGGTTGGAGTCGTATACGAGCAGTCGATCAGGTTTGAATTTCCCATTTCGAACAACCAGGCAAAATACGAAGCCCTTATAGGGGGCTTGACCCTAGCAGCGGAAGTCGGAGCAACAAGGCTGGAAATATGCAGCGATTCTCAGGTCGTCACCTCCCAGGTAaacgggagctaccaagccaaagactcGTTATTACAAAAGTACTTGGAAAAAGTCAAAAACTTAAGCCAAAAATTTGAGGAGGTCACGGTCCACCACGTTCCTAGAGAAAGGAACACACGGGCAGATCTCCTATCGAAGTTGGCCAGCACTAAACCGGGAGAAGGCAACCGGTCTCTCATCCAAGGTATAACGAAAGAGCCAGCGGTCGCTCTGCACGTGTCAACGCTAGGCTCTTCATGGCTAGACCCTATCACCAGCTTCCTAGAAAATGGTAAACTCCCTGACGACGAAAAGGACGCGGCGAAACTGAGAAGGGAAGCAGCCAAATACGCGGTCATCCAAGGACAGCTATTCAAGAAAGGACTCAACCAGCCCCTGCTGAAGTTCTTGCATCCCGACCAGACGGACTACGTCCTTAGGGAAGTCCATGAAGGCTGCTGCGGACACCACATAGGAGGTAAGGCCCTGGCAAGAAAATTAATTCGAGCCGGATACTATTGGCCGTCAATGATGGCAGACTCCAAGGAGTTCGTCAAAAAATGTGTGAAGTGTCAAGAGAACGCCAATTTTCACAGGGCACCGGCCTCCGAGTTAAGCCTGTTAACGTCCTCCCAGCCATTCTCTCAATGGGGAATCGACCTTCTAGGACCCTTCCCAGTCGGTCCCGGGCAAGTCAAATATCTCATAGTCGCCATTGAttactacaccaaatggataGAAGCCGAACCGCTGGCTAGCATATCCTCatccaattacaagaaattcGTGTGGAGGCAGGTGATAACACGATTCGGGATTCCAGAAGTCGTCATCTCGGACAACGGTACGCAGTTCACCGACAAGAAGTTCACGGAATTCCTCACCGGCCTGGGTATAAGACAGAGGTTCTCCTCGGTAGAGCACCCCCAGACAAACGGACAGGTGGAGTCCGCAAACAAGATTATCCTTTTAGGGCTGAAGAAGCGATTGGATGATAAGAAGGGTGCTTGGGCCGACGAATTAGCCTCGGTCCTCTGGTCTTACCGAACAACCGAACAGTCCTCCACTAAGGAGACTCCTTTCCGTCTAACATATGGGTTAGAGGCGGTAATACCCGTAGAGATCGGGGAACCGAGCCCCCGGTTACTTTTGAAAGGAGTGGAGGAAGCCGTGGAAAAGGACCTGATGGATGAAGCCAGAGAAAGGGCCCATTTGACAGAGATAGCGCTAAAACAAAGAATGGCCCTACGCTA